A DNA window from Mycobacterium sp. IDR2000157661 contains the following coding sequences:
- a CDS encoding HNH endonuclease signature motif containing protein: MSSTAVSDASDASVLPKERLAVLFEEVAQLCGQRNAIDGRLVQIVAEIDRDGLWGMTGVRSLAGLVAWKTGCTEANAKTMAAIAARCEEFPRCTQALAEGRLSLDQVGVIAQKAGAGSDAHYVELAGVATVSQLRKAISLEPRPEPEPAPRRGSERSITKTSDAHGACYRIRLSHPDAATFDAALQSHHEALIGEWKRDHNDDKHSAGEHSAGGGQVPPFPTVGDGFMRLVEAGWDAEAARRPHHAHTTVIVHLDVDKRAAALHLGPLLTDAERRYLTCDATYQTWFDKDGQTLGCGRTTRQISRRLRRALEFRHRTCAVPGCGATRALHAHHIIHWEDGGATELDNLVLVCPYHHRMHHRGLITILGPAPAITVLDDDGEPLHPGSLARPPTQPPPMVPPYPGPLGERAQWWWYDPYQPQPPPTNN; the protein is encoded by the coding sequence ATGTCCTCGACCGCCGTCTCCGACGCTTCCGATGCTTCGGTGTTGCCGAAGGAGCGGTTGGCGGTGTTGTTCGAGGAGGTGGCGCAGTTGTGTGGGCAGCGCAACGCCATCGATGGGCGGCTGGTGCAGATCGTGGCCGAGATCGACCGCGACGGGTTGTGGGGTATGACCGGGGTGCGCTCGTTGGCGGGGTTGGTGGCCTGGAAGACCGGCTGCACCGAGGCCAACGCCAAGACCATGGCCGCGATCGCGGCCCGCTGTGAGGAGTTCCCCCGCTGCACCCAAGCCCTTGCCGAGGGCCGGTTGTCACTGGATCAGGTCGGGGTGATCGCCCAGAAAGCCGGTGCGGGCTCTGATGCCCACTACGTCGAGTTGGCCGGTGTGGCCACCGTCAGCCAGCTGCGCAAAGCGATCAGTTTGGAACCGCGCCCCGAGCCTGAACCCGCACCGCGGCGCGGATCTGAGCGCTCGATCACCAAGACCTCCGATGCCCACGGGGCGTGTTATCGGATCCGGTTGTCGCACCCGGATGCGGCCACGTTCGACGCCGCCCTGCAGTCGCACCACGAGGCGCTCATCGGTGAGTGGAAACGCGACCACAACGACGACAAGCACAGTGCTGGCGAGCACAGTGCTGGCGGCGGTCAGGTGCCGCCGTTTCCCACCGTCGGGGACGGGTTCATGCGGCTGGTGGAGGCCGGCTGGGACGCCGAAGCCGCCCGGCGCCCCCACCACGCGCACACCACGGTGATCGTGCATCTCGATGTCGACAAACGCGCCGCGGCGCTGCACCTGGGTCCGCTGCTCACCGACGCCGAACGCCGATACCTGACCTGTGATGCCACCTACCAAACCTGGTTCGACAAAGACGGGCAGACCCTGGGCTGTGGGCGCACCACCCGCCAGATCAGCCGCCGGCTGCGCCGCGCACTGGAGTTCCGCCATCGCACCTGCGCGGTGCCCGGCTGCGGGGCCACCCGCGCTCTGCACGCCCACCACATCATCCACTGGGAAGACGGCGGAGCGACCGAACTCGACAACCTGGTGCTGGTCTGTCCCTACCACCACCGCATGCACCACCGCGGCCTGATCACCATCCTCGGACCCGCACCAGCGATCACCGTGCTCGACGACGACGGCGAGCCCCTGCACCCCGGATCCCTGGCGCGCCCACCCACACAACCCCCACCGATGGTGCCCCCATACCCCGGACCCCTGGGCGAACGCGCCCAATGGTGGTGGTACGACCCCTACCAGCCCCAACCACCACCAACGAACAACTAG
- a CDS encoding acyl-CoA thioesterase domain-containing protein → MPDEAAHFTPTDDDAFMPTRFAQSHWGDDHLNGPAVVGLAARALEDHCGSAEFMPARFTADLFRAARTARTTVDVRVVRDGRRVRNAECDVLQDGRAVARATLVQYRRSSAPPGRQWAAPAAAITPPVPDDELAPFVGSDDGGWTRSPGTHQNASRKRFFNDGIDIVAGEQLSAFVRAVMLAESTSLVTNLGTEGIGYINGDLTVALSRLPLDRWLMVQADSHLACDGVAVGTATLFDRRGAFGSGMVTAVANPAAQIDFSRQAFPRNGLNYE, encoded by the coding sequence ATGCCTGACGAAGCGGCGCATTTCACGCCAACGGACGACGACGCCTTCATGCCGACGCGGTTCGCCCAGAGCCACTGGGGCGACGACCACCTCAACGGCCCCGCCGTCGTCGGTCTGGCTGCCCGAGCGTTGGAGGATCACTGCGGGTCAGCAGAGTTCATGCCGGCCCGGTTCACCGCCGATCTGTTCCGCGCGGCGCGTACGGCGCGCACCACCGTCGACGTGAGGGTGGTTCGCGACGGGCGGCGGGTCCGTAACGCGGAATGCGATGTGCTGCAGGACGGTCGAGCGGTAGCGCGGGCGACGCTGGTCCAATACCGGCGATCGTCGGCACCGCCGGGCCGACAGTGGGCCGCCCCGGCAGCCGCCATCACCCCTCCGGTCCCCGACGACGAACTGGCACCCTTTGTCGGCAGTGACGACGGCGGCTGGACACGTTCGCCCGGCACACACCAGAACGCCTCACGTAAGCGCTTCTTCAATGACGGCATCGACATCGTTGCCGGAGAGCAGCTGTCCGCGTTCGTCAGGGCGGTGATGCTCGCCGAATCCACCAGCCTCGTCACCAATCTCGGCACCGAAGGTATCGGCTACATCAACGGCGACCTGACCGTCGCGCTGTCGCGGCTGCCCCTCGACAGGTGGCTGATGGTGCAGGCCGACAGCCACTTGGCCTGCGACGGCGTGGCCGTGGGAACCGCGACACTGTTCGATCGACGTGGCGCGTTCGGGTCGGGCATGGTGACGGCGGTGGCGAACCCGGCGGCGCAGATCGACTTCAGCCGACAGGCTTTCCCCAGGAATGGCCTGAATTACGAGTAG